Proteins encoded together in one Solanum lycopersicum chromosome 7, SLM_r2.1 window:
- the LOC101265745 gene encoding riboflavin synthase: MATISFKFASPSKPSNPSIAPKNPTIFNLLPTPSNPQLKRAFFLKSPAISPIFIRALKPQQCRSSSTPITSLFTGIVEEMGQIKQLGYDKPDSFTMKIQAKLILEDINLGDSISVNGTCLTVAEFDTQKLEFSVGLAPETLRKTSLIELEQGSLVNLERALRPSTRMGGHFVQGHVDGTGEIVELKTEGDSLWVKVKTAKEILRYIVPKGFIAVDGTSLTVVDVVDEEGCFNFMLVAYTQQNVVIPLKKVGQKVNLEVDILGKYVERLLSSGFVDSIKSS, encoded by the coding sequence ATGGCGACAATTTCATTCAAATTTGCTTCTCCTTCAAAGCCCTCAAACCCTTCGATCGCTCCCAAAAACCCTACAATTTTCAATCTACTACCCACTCCATCGAATCCCCAGCTCAAAAGAGCCTTCTTTCTCAAATCTCCTGCAATTTCTCCCATCTTTATCAGGGCTCTAAAGCCCCAACAATGTCGTTCTTCTTCCACTCCAATCACTTCCCTTTTTACCGGCATAGTTGAAGAAATGGGTCAGATTAAACAACTGGGTTATGATAAACCCGACAGTTTCACCATGAAAATCCAAGCAAAACTCATTCTTGAAGATATCAATCTCGGCGACAGCATTTCCGTCAACGGAACTTGTTTAACAGTAGCTGAGTTCGATACCCAGAAGTTGGAATTCAGTGTTGGGTTGGCGCCGGAGACACTAAGGAAGACTTCTTTGATCGAATTAGAACAAGGGTCTCTGGTGAATCTGGAGAGGGCTTTGAGGCCTAGTACTAGAATGGGGGGTCATTTTGTGCAGGGACATGTTGATGGGACTGGTGAGATTGTTGAGCTCAAAACTGAAGGGGATTCTTTGTGGGTGAAGGTGAAGACTGCTAAAGAGATTTTGAGGTACATTGTGCCAAAAGGATTCATTGCTGTGGATGGGACTAGTTTGACTGTTGTCGATGTGGTTGATGAAGAAGGCTGTTTTAACTTCATGTTGGTGGCGTACACGCAGCAGAATGTGGTGATTCCATTGAAGAAAGTGGGGCAGAAGGTTAATCTTGAGGTGGATATATTGGGAAAGTATGTGGAGAGGCTTCTTAGTAGTGGCTTTGTGGATTCCATCAAATCTTCATGA
- the LOC101265451 gene encoding protein STABILIZED1, with protein MVFINLPNHKTLTLEINPFVTSLQTLTLAIHQKFHIPITQQRLYSSCRRLLDVEALLSDLGISPNSTLTLHVPLFGGMQAPGAPKARLEFLNTRPPPNYVAGLGRGATGFTTRSDIGPARAAPDLPDRSAVGGAPATGVGRGRGKGAGEEDEEEDAEEKGYDENQKFDEFEGNDVGLFASAEYDEDDKEADAIWESIDQRMDSRRKDRREARLKQEIEKYRASNPKITEQFADLKRKLYTLSSDEWDSIPEIGDYSLRNKKKRFESFVPVPDTLLEKARQEKEHVTALDPRSRMVGGMETPSSQTPVADLTAVGEGRGTVLSVRLDRILDSVTGQTVVDPKGYLTDLKSMKITSDAEISDIKKARLLLKSVTQTNPKHPPGWIAAARLEEVAGKMQVARQLIKKGCEECPKNEDVWLEACRLASPLEAKAVIAQGVKANPNSVKLWMQASKLEDDTANKSRVLRKGLEHIPDSVRLWKAVVELANEEDARLLLQRAVECCPLHVELWLALAKLETYENAKKVLNKAREKLPKEPAIWITAARLEEADGNTASVGKIIERAIRALQREGLEIDREAWMKEAEGCERAGSLGTCQAIINNTVGVGVEEEDRKRTWVADAEECKKRGSIETAKYIYAHALTVFRTKKSIWLKAAQLEKSHGTRESLDAVLRKAVTYIPKAEVLWLMGAKEKWLAGDVPAARAILEEAFAAIPDSEEIWLAAFKLEFENCETERARKLLAKARERGGLERVWMKSVIVERELGNVDEERRLLDEALRRFPSFFKLWLMLGQLEERLGNSNKAKDAFESGIKNCPNCIPLWLSLASLEEKMNGLSKARAVLTMARKRNPQNPELWLAAVRAEARHGYKREADVMMAKALQECPNSGILWAASIEMAPRPQRKTKSSDALKKCDHDPHVIAAVAKLFWQERKVDKARNWFNRAVTLAPDIGDFWALYFKFEQQHGAEEQRSDVLKRCVAAEPKHGEKWQATSKAVENSHEPTESILKKVVATLKKEENLAENNHN; from the coding sequence ATGGTGTTCATCAATCTTCCGAATcacaaaaccctaaccctagaaATTAATCCTTTTGTAACTTCTCTtcaaaccctaaccctagcAATCCATCAAAAGTTCCATATTCCAATCACTCAACAACGACTCTACTCATCCTGCCGGCGTCTCCTCGATGTGGAAGCACTGTTATCCGATCTAGGGATTTCCCCTAATTCCACTCTAACTCTACACGTTCCTCTTTTCGGAGGTATGCAAGCACCCGGGGCACCGAAAGCCCGGCTTGAATTTCTTAACACGAGACCTCCTCCGAATTATGTTGCTGGGTTGGGTCGTGGTGCTACCGGTTTCACGACCCGTTCTGATATTGGTCCGGCTCGTGCTGCTCCTGACCTCCCTGATCGGTCAGCTGTTGGGGGTGCACCGGCGACTGGAGTTGGACGTGGACGTGGAAAGGGTGCTGGAGAGGAAGACGAAGAGGAGGATGCGGAGGAGAAAGGGTATGATGAGAATCagaaatttgatgaatttgaaggAAATGATGTGGGGTTGTTTGCGTCTGCTGAGTATGATGAAGATGATAAAGAAGCTGATGCGATTTGGGAATCTATTGATCAGAGGATGGATTCTAGGAGGAAAGATAGGAGAGAAGCTAGGTTAAAGCAAGAAATTGAAAAGTATAGAGCTTCGAATCCGAAGATTACTGAACAGTTTGCTGATTTGAAGAGGAAATTGTATACATTGTCAAGTGATGAGTGGGATAGTATACCTGAAATAGGGGATTATTCGTTACGAAACAAGAAGAAGAGGTTTGAGAGTTTTGTGCCTGTACCTGATACTCTTTTGGAGAAGGCTAGGCAGGAAAAAGAGCACGTAACTGCATTGGATCCGAGGAGCAGGATGGTTGGTGGCATGGAGACGCCCTCTTCACAGACGCCAGTTGCAGATTTGACTGCTGTGGGTGAAGGGAGAGGAACTGTGTTGTCAGTGAGGTTGGATAGGATTTTGGATTCTGTTACTGGGCAAACCGTCGTGGATCCTAAGGGATACTTGACTGATTTGAAGAGTATGAAAATTACTAGTGATGCTGAGATTTCCGATATAAAGAAGGCTAGATTGTTGCTTAAGTCGGTTACTCAGACCAATCCAAAGCATCCTCCTGGTTGGATAGCAGCTGCTAGACTGGAGGAGGTTGCTGGGAAGATGCAGGTAGCAAGACAGTTGATAAAGAAAGGGTGTGAAGAGTGTCCTAAGAATGAGGATGTTTGGTTGGAGGCATGCCGTTTGGCGAGCCCCCTTGAGGCTAAGGCAGTGATTGCTCAAGGTGTTAAAGCAAATCCCAATTCAGTCAAGTTGTGGATGCAGGCTTCAAAGTTGGAGGATGATACAGCAAACAAGAGCCGTGTGTTGAGGAAAGGTCTAGAGCATATCCCTGATTCAGTGAGGTTGTGGAAAGCTGTTGTGGAGCTGGCCAATGAAGAAGATGCTAGACTTTTGCTACAGAGGGCTGTGGAATGCTGTCCATTGCATGTGGAGCTGTGGCTTGCTCTTGCCAAGTTGGAGACTTATGAAAATGCTAAGAAAGTACTTAACAAGGCTAGAGAAAAGCTGCCTAAAGAGCCTGCCATCTGGATCACTGCAGCTAGGCTTGAAGAGGCTGATGGGAATACTGCTTCAGTTGGGAAAATTATTGAAAGGGCAATAAGGGCTTTGCAGAGAGAAGGTTTGGAGATTGACAGGGAGGCTTGGATGAAGGAGGCTGAAGGATGTGAGAGAGCTGGTTCTCTTGGGACTTGCCAAGCTATAATAAACAACACTGTTGGGGTTGGTGTTGAGGAAGAAGATAGGAAGAGGACCTGGGTTGCTGATGCTGAGGAGTGCAAGAAAAGGGGTTCTATTGAAACAGCGAAATACATTTATGCACATGCTCTTACTGTATTTAGAACTAAGAAAAGCATCTGGCTTAAAGCTGCACAGCTCGAGAAAAGTCATGGCACGAGGGAATCACTTGATGCAGTGCTTCGAAAAGCAGTTACCTACATTCCAAAGGCTGAGGTTCTATGGTTGATGGGTGCCAAAGAGAAGTGGCTTGCTGGTGATGTTCCTGCTGCTCGAGCAATTCTGGAGGAAGCATTTGCTGCAATTCCTGATTCCGAGGAGATATGGCTTGCTGCTTTCAAGCTCGAGTTTGAGAACTGTGAGACAGAGAGGGCAAGGAAGCTTCTTGCTAAGGCACGTGAAAGGGGAGGCTTGGAGCGGGTTTGGATGAAGTCAGTCATTGTGGAGAGAGAACTTGGAAATGTGGATGAGGAGAGGAGATTACTGGATGAAGCATTGAGGCGCTTCCCCTCATTTTTCAAACTTTGGTTGATGCTGGGACAGTTGGAAGAAAGACTTGGTAATTCTAACAAGGCGAAGGATGCATTTGAATCTGGCATTAAGAATTGCCCCAATTGTATACCCCTTTGGCTATCCCTTGCCTCTCTAGAGGAGAAAATGAATGGGCTAAGCAAAGCTCGAGCAGTTCTTACTATGGCCAGGAAGAGGAATCCTCAAAACCCTGAGTTATGGCTTGCAGCTGTGCGGGCTGAAGCTAGGCATGGCTACAAAAGGGAAGCTGATGTTATGATGGCTAAAGCATTGCAGGAGTGCCCCAACAGTGGCATTCTTTGGGCTGCTTCAATTGAAATGGCGCCTCGACCTCAAAGAAAAACCAAGAGCTCTGACGCTTTAAAGAAGTGTGATCATGATCCTCATGTTATTGCTGCTGTAGCTAAGCTCTTTTGGCAGGAGAGGAAAGTAGATAAAGCAAGAAATTGGTTCAATAGGGCAGTGACCCTTGCACCAGATATTGGTGATTTCTGGGCAttgtatttcaaatttgaacAGCAGCATGGAGCAGAAGAGCAGAGGAGCGATGTGCTGAAGCGATGTGTTGCTGCAGAGCCAAAGCATGGTGAAAAATGGCAAGCTACATCAAAGGCCGTAGAGAACTCTCATGAACCAACTGAAAGCATATTGAAGAAGGTGGTAGCCACACTAAAGAAGGAGGAGAATTTGGCTGAAAATAACCACAACTAA
- the POR2 gene encoding protochlorophyllide reductase gives MALQAASLLPSAFSLHKEGKTSSANLKDSSFFGVALSCNLKSKFTPAAGNKELTRKLAIVPIRAQTAATTPAITQSTSGQKKTLRKGNVIITGASSGLGLATAKAIGESGDWHVIMACRDFLKAEKAAKSLGIPKENYTVMHLDLASLESVRQFVDNFRRSGRPLDALVCNAAVYLPTAKEPTFTADGFELSVGTNHLGHFLLSRLLLDDLKQSDYPQKRLIIVGSITGNTNTLAGNVPPKANLGDLRGLSGGLNSLNCSPMIDGGEFDGAKAYKDSKVCNMLTMQEYHRRFHEETGIAFASLYPGCIAETGLFRNHIPLFRTLFPPFQKYITKGYVSEEEAGKRLAQVVRDPSLSKSGVYWSWNSTSSSFENQLSKEASDAEKARKLWEVSEKLVGLA, from the exons ATGGCTCTACAAGCAGCATCTTTGCTTCCATCTGCATTTTCTCTACACAAAGAG GGTAAAACATCAAGTGCTAATCTCAAGGACAGTAGCTTCTTTGGAGTTGCATTGTCTTGCAATCTGAAATCTAAATTTACTCCTGCTGCAGGAAACAAG GAATTGACAAGGAAATTAGCGATTGTACCTATTAGAGCACAAACAGCTGCTACCACTCCTGCAATCACCCAGTCTACCTCAGGACAGAAGAAAACACTCAGGAAAGGCAATGTGATAATCACCGGAGCCTCCTCTGGTTTAGGACTAGCTACAGCAAAGGCTATAGGCGAGTCAGGAGACTGGCACGTTATAATGGCCTGTAGGGACTTCCTCAAGGCTGAAAAAGCAGCAAAATCACTTGGCATTCCGAAGGAAAATTACACTGTCATGCATCTGGATCTCGCTTCCCTTGAAAGTGTCCGCCAATTTGTAGATAATTTCCGACGTTCAGGGAGGCCACTTGATGCGCTAGTATGCAATGCTGCAGTGTACTTGCCAACTGCTAAAGAGCCAACTTTTACGGCTGATGGATTTGAGCTTAGTGTGGGCACCAACCATCTCGGACATTTCCTTCTTTCAAGGTTGCTGCTAGATGACCTCAAGCAATCAGATTATCCACAAAAGCGCCTTATAATTGTTGGCTCCATAACAG GAAACACAAATACTTTGGCTGGAAATGTGCCACCAAAGGCTAATCTTGGAGATCTACGAGGACTTTCAGGAGGGTTGAATAGTTTAAACTGCTCACCCATGATTGATGGAGGAGAATTTGATGGTGCCAAAGCCTATAAAGACAGCAAAGTCTGTAACATGCTTACCATGCAAGAGTACCATAGGCGTTTCCACGAGGAGACTGGCATTGCCTTTGCTTCCCTCTATCCCGGCTGCATTGCTGAAACTGGTTTATTTAGGAATCACATTCCCTTGTTCAGGACTCTCTTCCCACCATTTCAAAAGTACATAACCAAAGGCTATGTATCTGAAGAAGAAGCAGGAAAAAGACTTGCACAG GTAGTACGTGATCCAAGTCTTTCAAAATCCGGTGTCTACTGGAGTTGGAACAGTACCTCCTCCTCTTTTGAGAACCAGCTGTCGAAGGAAGCCAGTGATGCAGAGAAGGCACGCAAGCTATGGGAGGTCAGTGAGAAGCTCGTTGGACTGGCTTAA